In Buchananella sp. 14KM1171, the genomic stretch CACGCGGTCGAACTCCGGGCAGTCGGTGCTGAGCCTGGTGGCGGGTCCGGCCAGGATCACCTCCGTGACCGGCTTGGCGGGTTGGCGTGGGGCGCTGACCTTGACGGGCGCCTGCCCGCCTGCGGAGAGCGCCGCTGGGGCGGCCTCCTGCGCGATGGTGCCGAACTCGCCGCACCGGGCGCACCGCCCGGTCCACTTGACGGGCTTGGCGCCGCAGGCGGAGCACCGGTACTGCGTAGCGTTTCTTGCCATGCCCTCACGTTAGCGCCCGCCACCAACATTGGTTGCTCGCCTCCGCTCGGGCCGGTTCCTGCCTGGGATAGCCGACCCGCCGGCCTTGCACCGGCGCCACCGCCCAACGCGCGCTGCCCGCACTGGTACCGGCAGCCGCGCCGGCGCTACTCCAGTACCAGCACGTGCTGGCCGCCGATCTTCTCTCCGCCCAGCATGAGCTGGACCACGTAGGTGCCGGGCCGGGACTCGCCCGCCGGGGCGCAGCCCTCTGCCCGCACCACGCCGTCCCAGGACAGGCTGCCCTTCCAGCTATCCCCGGCCTTGAGCAGCAGCTGCTTGGTGGGGGGCTGCTCCCCGGCGCACACCAGCGTGTTGATGATCGTCTCTTGCCCGGAGGTGATCACCATGCCCAGCGTGCCGGGGCCGGCCTGCACCAGGCAGGGCAGCGCGGAGGTGGTGGAGACCGCCAGTTCAACGGTGATCGGCTTGCCGGCCGCAGCGGTGGCGGGGATGGCCGGTTCTATCCGCACCTCCTGCGCGGGGCAGGCGACCGGCGTGGGGATGGTCGAGGGCTTGGGTAGGGGATCGCCCTGGAGCTGCTTGACCAGCATGGGCACCGCTAGGAGGGCGATCAGCAGGATCAGCACGATGACGGTGAGCACCGAGGCGAGCCGCCTCCAGTTGGTGGCAAACCACTGGCCTAGAGCCGAGGCGAACGGAGTTGCCCGCCGCAGCGTGGGCTGCACGGCTGGACGACGCCCCGCCGGCCGCCCCGAGCCCTCGCCCGCCCCGCGTTGGTGGCCGCGAGACTGGACGCTCGGGCGAGCGGCGGGGGTAGGCCGCCTGGCGGCCTGGCCCGTGCCGGCCGCACCGGCCGGTGGGCGCGCCGGCGCCTGCCGGCCGGGAGTCGCGCCCCGCTGGGCTGCGCCGGTCGAGCCTGCGCGCTCACCGTGGGCGTGCGCAGGGCCCCTGCCCGCGGCACCTGCCGCCCCGCGTGGGAAAGCCGCCTGCCCGGTACCCGTCCGGCCGGCCCACTGGCCGCCTGCGGCCGGGCGCGGTGGGCGGCCGGCCCGCCCCGCCGCGCCGCTGGCCCAACTGCCGTCGCTGTTGGGCCGGCGCGGGCCGCGCCCGCCGGGCTTGCCGAACGGGGAACGTGGTGGGGTGGGCTCCTGCATACCCTCGACGTTACGGGTTGGCCCCGAGGGAGGGCGGCTAGACGCGCCGGGACTTAGCTGGGAGCCGAGGCCGCCGGGTCTGCGCCCCGGCTGGAGTCGGTGCCCTCGTCATCGTCGTCCAGGAGGCACCAGCGTTCCACCACCAGCCCGCTCACCACCAGGAACACGGACGCGGCGGCGCAGGCGGCCGCGTAGAGCGCCTGCTCGCGCGGGTAGGGGGCGGACAGGTGCGGTAGGGCGGCCACCAGGTGCGCCGCGAAGTAGCCCAGCAGGCCGCTGCCCAGGTAGGCGCAGGCGAAGGCCAACGCCACCACCCGGGCCGCCGCCACGCCGGTCAGGGCGCGCTTGCCGTCCCGGCGGCGCACCTGCCGCCCGACGCCCAGGGTCACCACCCCGGTGATGAACAACGGCACCGCCGTCACCCACAGCACGGGCGGGGCAAGCACCCCCATGCGGTCTGCGGCCAGCAGCATCGCCAGGGCGACGATGAACACTGCCCCCGCCACCTGCAGGAGGGTGACCAGTCTTAGCCTCTGCATGGCGCCGAGCCGCTACTGCCCCAGCACCTGGTCCCAGGAGGGCTTGGCCTCCCAGTCATCGTTACCCGCCTCGGCGCCGTCAGCGCCTAACAGCGGGGGCGCCGGCGGGGCCGGCGGCAGCGGCGCGATGTCCCCCACCTCCGGCGGCGGAGCCGGGGCGGGAACCGGCGGCACGTCTGCCTGTTGGGCGGCAGCGTCGTTGGCCAGTTCCAGGTCGGCGGCCGCGCCGTAGCCCGCCTTCTCCGCCAGGGTCTGGGTGACCTCAGCTGTGCGCCCGGTGGGCGCGAAGGAGGGCGGCATGGTGGCCGGGGCGTCCACGTACTCGGCCTCCCCCAGCAGGAAGGCGGGATCGAAGGGGTGCGCCCCATCCGCCTGCTCGCCGGGCTCGGGGACCGGGGCGGGGGCAACGTCGGCGGCGGCTTCGCCCGCCCCTGCGGGGAGCTCAGCGTCCCGCTCCTGCCCGGCGGGCGCCGGGGTGGGCCAGCCGGACTCGTCGATCCGCACCGGTGTCTCCAGCGCCGGCACGTCGCTCGGGTCGGGGGCCGGCACCTCCCAGCTCGCCTGGGGCGGCGCGGGCGCCTCCTCCTGGGGCTCGGGGGCGGTGACGGGAACGAAGATCGGCTCGAAGGGGTGGGCGTCCAGCGGGCCAGGCTCGTGCGCGGCCTCCTGGCCGCCCTCCTCTTGCGCGGACGCGAGCACGGGCTGCCCGGCCGGGGCGGCCAGCGCGGACAGGTCCACCACCGGCGCGAAGGCCGGCAGTTCGGCTCCGAATCCTGCCTGGTCCTCGCCCTCGGCCTGCCACTGCTCCGCGTCACCGGCCTCGCCAGCCTGGTCTCCGGTCGGCTCCTCCTGGCCGGGCCAGGCTTCCTGCGCGCCCTCGCCCTGTTCGCCTGCCACCACGGGCTCGAACACCACGGCAGCGCCAGGCTCGCCCTCCTCGCCGCCAGCCGTCTCCTCCCCCACGGCCTCGGCGGCGCCGAAGGGCGACTCGGTGATGGGGAAGTCTGCTACGGGGGTGTGGGCGAGCTCGGCCTGCTCCGGCTCGAAGCCGGCCGCCTCTGCGGCGGGGGCCTGGTCGGTGTGCTCGGCGGGCGCCTGGTGGGCCGGCTCGACCGGTGCCCAGCCGGCGGCTTCCTCCACCTCGGGCTCGACCGGCGCGCCGCCCTGCTCCGTGCCCGGTTCGGCGGCCGGTTCGGCGGCCGGCGCGGCGAGGGTGGGCCACTCCTCGATCACCTGCAGGATCTGGGCGTGCCCGGCCCGCTCGCTCAACTCGGCTGCGGTGAGGGCCTGGTCGGCCAGACGGCCCTGCGGGGCGATGAGCGCCCACGGGTAGAGCACGAAGGCGCGCTCGGCGGCGCGCGGGTGGGGCAGCGTCAGCTCAGGGTCTGCGCTGACCACGCCCTGGTAGTCCACCAGGTCCAGGTCCAGCGTGCGCGCACCCCAGCGCTCCTGGCGCACCCGCCCGAACTCGTCCTCCACCGCGTGGAGGGCCGCCAGCAGGGCGGCCGGGGCGAGCGTGGTGGCACCCGTGAGCACGGCGTTGTAGTAGTTGGGCTGGTCCTCCTGGCCGGGCGCCAGCGCGGGGGCGGTGACCACCAGCGGGGAGACCTGCTCCACGCTCAGCCCCTCCAGGCCGCGCAGCCTGTCCACGGCGCGAGCCAGCGTGCCGGCCGGGTCACCCAGGTTGGCGCCCAGGGCGATGACCACCGCCGCCTGGCCCTGCGGCGCGGCGTGCAGGTCCGCCGCCGGGGCGGCCTCCTCCGGTTCTGCCGCCTGGACCTCGCCGGGCGCCGGCCACCGCAGGTCGGCCTCCCCCTCCGGCGCGAACACCGAGGCGCTCGCGGGGGCCAGGTCGCCGCCCGCAGCGGCAGCCCCGGCAGCCCCGGTGGCTGCGGCTGCGCCGGCCAGTATGGCGCCCGCGCCGGCGGTGAGGCCTGCGGAGACGTCGGCCGACTCGCCGCCCGACTCGCCCAGCGTCTGGCCGCCGCCTGAACCCGCCTCGTCGCCCTCGGCGCCCTCGACGCCACCCTGGGGGGCGGCCTCGGGGGCGAAGCGGCCGGCGGGCACGTCGGCCACCGCGTCGATAGCGGCGGGCAGACTCGCCTCCTCCTGCTCGGCGGGGGCGGAGAGGTTGCGGCGGTAGATGGTGACGGCCACGTCGTCGAAGGGCACGCTCAGGGGCGCCTCGGGCTTGTGGATGGTCACCTCGACGGCGTGGACGCGCTCGTCGCGCAGGGCCACGGCGGCCACGCGGGAGGCCAGCGTCTCGATCAGGTTGACCGGCTGGCCGGCCAGGATGGCCACGACCGCCTCGCTGACGGCGCCGTAGTCCACCGTCTCGGCGAGCTCGTCGGAGCGGGCGGCGGCGCGGGTGTCCACCTCCAGCACCAGGTCGGCCACGAACAGCTGGCCCTCCTCGCGCTCCTGCTCGAACACGCCGTGGAAGCCCCGGGCACTGATGCCCTTAAGAGTGATGCGATCGGACCTGCGCTGCATTTGCCCCTCCTTTTCCCTTACCGATTATTCCTGCCAGCAAACGTGCGCGGAGGTCTTTGCCGGCCCGCGCGCCCTATTTGTCTTGTGTTTCAGCCGCCCGGTGGGTGTGGTTGGACGACGCTGCCGCCCGCCGCCACCCACGCTGCGGCCACCGCGCGCGCGTCGCGGGAGTATGCGACATTGTGCACGCGCACCGCCCAGGCGCCGGCCAGTGCGGCCAGGGCGGTGGTGGTGGCGGTGGCCACGTCCCGCCCGGTGGGCCCCTGGTCGGCCTCTCCCAGTGCGGCGGCCAGGAGGCGCTTGCGGGAGGTGCCGATCAGGAGCGGGTAGCCCAGCTCCAGCAGGGTGGGGGTGTGGGCCAGGAGCGTCCAGGACTGCGCCGCGTCCTTGGCGAAGCCGATGCCGGGGTCCAGGACCAGGCGGTCGGCCTGCCCGCCCGCGGCCAGGTAGCGCTCGACGGCGGCGGCCAGCTCTCCCCTCACGTCTGCTACCACGTCGGTGTAGGTGGCCTGCGAGTCCATGGTCTGCGGGGTGCCGCGCATGTGCTGGCACAGGTAGATCGGGGCCGCCCCGGTGGGCAGGCGCAGCGCCGCCACCGTGGCGTGCATGCGCGGGTCGGCGCCGCCGGTGACGTCGTTGACCATGACCGCGCCGGCCGCGACCGCAGCGGCGGCGACCTCGGCGCGGAAGGTGTCCACGCTGACGGGCACGCCGGGCAGCTCGCGGGCCAGCGCCGCGATAACGGGCACCACGCGCTCGGCCTCCTCGGCGGCAGCCACCGGGGCGGCACCGGGCCG encodes the following:
- a CDS encoding DUF3180 domain-containing protein, which codes for MQRLRLVTLLQVAGAVFIVALAMLLAADRMGVLAPPVLWVTAVPLFITGVVTLGVGRQVRRRDGKRALTGVAAARVVALAFACAYLGSGLLGYFAAHLVAALPHLSAPYPREQALYAAACAAASVFLVVSGLVVERWCLLDDDDEGTDSSRGADPAASAPS
- the folK gene encoding 2-amino-4-hydroxy-6-hydroxymethyldihydropteridine diphosphokinase; amino-acid sequence: MQRRSDRITLKGISARGFHGVFEQEREEGQLFVADLVLEVDTRAAARSDELAETVDYGAVSEAVVAILAGQPVNLIETLASRVAAVALRDERVHAVEVTIHKPEAPLSVPFDDVAVTIYRRNLSAPAEQEEASLPAAIDAVADVPAGRFAPEAAPQGGVEGAEGDEAGSGGGQTLGESGGESADVSAGLTAGAGAILAGAAAATGAAGAAAAGGDLAPASASVFAPEGEADLRWPAPGEVQAAEPEEAAPAADLHAAPQGQAAVVIALGANLGDPAGTLARAVDRLRGLEGLSVEQVSPLVVTAPALAPGQEDQPNYYNAVLTGATTLAPAALLAALHAVEDEFGRVRQERWGARTLDLDLVDYQGVVSADPELTLPHPRAAERAFVLYPWALIAPQGRLADQALTAAELSERAGHAQILQVIEEWPTLAAPAAEPAAEPGTEQGGAPVEPEVEEAAGWAPVEPAHQAPAEHTDQAPAAEAAGFEPEQAELAHTPVADFPITESPFGAAEAVGEETAGGEEGEPGAAVVFEPVVAGEQGEGAQEAWPGQEEPTGDQAGEAGDAEQWQAEGEDQAGFGAELPAFAPVVDLSALAAPAGQPVLASAQEEGGQEAAHEPGPLDAHPFEPIFVPVTAPEPQEEAPAPPQASWEVPAPDPSDVPALETPVRIDESGWPTPAPAGQERDAELPAGAGEAAADVAPAPVPEPGEQADGAHPFDPAFLLGEAEYVDAPATMPPSFAPTGRTAEVTQTLAEKAGYGAAADLELANDAAAQQADVPPVPAPAPPPEVGDIAPLPPAPPAPPLLGADGAEAGNDDWEAKPSWDQVLGQ
- the folP gene encoding dihydropteroate synthase; protein product: MTDPLGLPTAALPEPAGAQAGPGPSGAAAAARRGASLAAELLGGAPGAAQLPLLMGVVNVTPDSFSDGGRFTSVAAAVAHSRALVDQGAQILDVGGYSTRPGAAPVAAAEEAERVVPVIAALARELPGVPVSVDTFRAEVAAAAVAAGAVMVNDVTGGADPRMHATVAALRLPTGAAPIYLCQHMRGTPQTMDSQATYTDVVADVRGELAAAVERYLAAGGQADRLVLDPGIGFAKDAAQSWTLLAHTPTLLELGYPLLIGTSRKRLLAAALGEADQGPTGRDVATATTTALAALAGAWAVRVHNVAYSRDARAVAAAWVAAGGSVVQPHPPGG